One window from the genome of Cryptomeria japonica chromosome 6, Sugi_1.0, whole genome shotgun sequence encodes:
- the LOC131876650 gene encoding protein NRT1/ PTR FAMILY 4.6-like, whose product MNTRLSQLQKFSVSQGLTMETSMGKNFDIPPGSLTILPLVIIVIIAIITPFYNGNFVPLARKFTAHETCITHLQRVGVGLVLYAISMSIAGLVEVKRKKLAKDPNGNVGFYTNGLMEFFYSEAPSGMRSLATAFSWTSMALGYFLNNVLVKIVNCATHMTKTHRWLGGNNLNRNHLNLFYWLLAILSMLNFVNYLYWSRW is encoded by the exons ATGAACACACGTTTATCACAACTTCAGAAATTTTCTGTATCTCAGGGACTTACCATGGAGACCTCAATGGGAAAGAACTTTGACATCCCACCGGGCTCTCTCACTATACTTCCTCTGGTAATCATAGTAATCATAGCAATCATCACTCCATTTTATAATGGAAATTTTGTTCCCCTTGCAAGAAAATTCACTGCGCATGAGACATGCATTACACACTTGCAAAGAGTTGGAGTTGGGTTAGTGTTGTATGCCATTTCAATGAGCATTGCAGGTCTGGTGGAGGTGAAGAGAAAAAAATTAGCCAAAGACCCCAATGGTAATGTTGGATTTTATACCAATG GTTTGATGGAATTCTTCTACAGTGAAGCCCCTTCTGGGATGAGGTCCTTGGCCACTGCATTTTCATGGACTTCCATGGCTTTGGGTTACTTTCTCAACAATGTTTTGGTCAAAATTGTGAATTGTGCAACTCATATGACTAAAACCCATAGATGGCTAGGTGGAAACAATCTGAACCGCAACCATCTTAATCTGTTTTATTGGTTGCTTGCTATTTTGAGCATGCTCAACTTTGTCAACTATCTCTACTGGTCCAGATGGTAG